aattttgataatttgatattcGTTATGATATTCTGGAGTAAAATTTTAGAATTATGATATCTAAGTTTGGGTTTGATATGAGTTATTAGTACCATTTGGTATTCTGTATTTTCCGAATATCGAATTATTTACCTAATGAAAGTCATATATCAACAGGTCCATTACTCATTAGTTCAAGCCCAAAGAAAAAGTTAAAAGACCAAACATAAACAACCTAAATACATTTGTATTTTAGTTGTGTCAATTTTGTTCTTCTTGATGTGTTCTTACTTGTGATCTTCTATTATATCATGTCTCCacatagaaaatagaaataattaaagCAACAGTAACTTTGTAATACTATCGATTACAACTTCAATACAGTATTACCGAATAACGtaccaaattgaaatttgatttatcaattaccgaattaccaaatttaaatttaaaattttgatatttggTAACTACTTGTAACTACCAATtaccttttttattatttggaaACTCCAGAATAGCCCGTAGCAACTACAACCTATGTCAGTCTCTGCCTTTCTGGTGAGCACTTTGTGCACATTGGATAAATCCCCCACTATGCAATAGCCTGCAAACGACACATGAAATGTAACCGCACCAGGCAAGCCCCATGCAATAGACTCAAGTCAGAAGGCATTGAGGGAGGATCGATCGCAGGTCCACTCTCTAAATCAACTGAGCCATCTGGAAGGACAACCAATTATCGaattatcaaataaaaaaattgaaaaattttgAACCAAATATCGAACACCTACCCctacatattatattattctcattaaatataatatattcataatattATTATCGTTAAATAAGTATCGTATAATTCTTTATTGTTATAATGTATCTTTAACATTGCTATGTTATGTggatatatttttatcttttcatcTTGGCTTGATTAGTCATAATATTTGCTATAAATTAACACTTAATTCTTTTGAGAACTGTTActgataaatttaaaattcttcaaaaaggAATATATTTATATCTACTCCTTCTATTCCAtattagttgaatttttaaggtaatgcacacatattaagaaaaacattcaagaataaaatttaaatcatatttttctctattgcccttttgtttaatcagcatcataaatatgattaaatatgaaatcataaatacaaatagtcCTTTATTGGAGTATAACTTTGTAAAATAGTGTAGTTTACTCCTAGGAAATTACAAaacttgattaatgaaaaggataaatatgaaaaaaatttcaaatattttttttgaattttgaacaatgaaaaaacttctagaaattcagttaatatggaatagggggaataataattatttatgcatttaatttttttttctcagaTCCAATGCAGTATAAACGGAATCTAATCCTCGTAAACTTGCAAAAAGTACGTTACATTtgcttaaacttcaagaaagttaaccattttattttttttgtttgaaaggGAGACAATAATATAAAGGattttatactcaaaataaggCCTTCAAAATTTGAAAGTGGTCCAGTTGGTAATTGAGTAAGAAATCatttattacaaaaaaataaaagtgtaaGAATATCGTTAACATGCCTATATTAAAGGAATTAGTAAGTAGTAATTGCTAATtgtatcatgatattttaatcgTTTCATCATTAATATTgtctaattaaattttatttatttcctaTTAAATAAGAGATTTGAAACTTCTTGTAAAGAAGAATCCATTAGATTGATATATTCAAATCATTATATTTCCATTTCAGTTTTTCATCATTAATGTTCTCCAATTAAATCTTATTTATTTCCTATTAAATCTGATTGAGTTTCCTTTTTCCCCTTTTTCtctttacttttaattttttatagggAATTAAAAGGGTGCAACAGTACTGAGTATttctttttgtcattttttactgtttattttggagaataGTGACGCTTGTCAGTTGCCAGCTTTTGGCTTCCAAGTAAGTCAAATGTCCTTTTCCAGTTCAAAATCACCTCCTTTAACTTCTCTGTTTTATATTTTGCACTCTTTCTCTGTTGCTAAAAACTAGAAATTGTTTGAACATATATGGTGAGAAATAGGCTCAAATATTCAAActtatttccttttttatttattgttgtaTAAGAGATTTCAAGATCCTATAAATCTTTAGGGTTTTGCTGCAGCCAGAAGTGATTCTTTATATAAAGGGTTTGGTTATAAGTATTGTTTTTCTGTGTAATGGTGATAAGTGGGAATCAAGACAGGTAAAGATTCTACCTTTAGCATTTTCTGGTTGGTTTCGTCACCATCTCCTCTTATTTGCTCTGTAAAAAAGCAATTAAAAAATTGCTGCAAGGCTCCAACTTTTCTTGAATCTAAAGGATTGTGATTCTGGGTGTTTGAGTTTTTTAAGCTTCTGAGATGGTGAAAAGAAGTTTAAAAAAAGTTGGGTTCTTTTGAATGTgtttttgagatgatttgttCATTTACTGAAGTTGAGTCACAAAGATGGGTTTCTAGGCATACCCATTTGAAAAATTCTTGGATTCAACATAAAAAAGATGGTGTCTTTACATATCCCCCTCCTCTGTTTCCCCCATCTCCTCCTTCATTTGGTGAAAGTTCTAGTTTTCACAAGGAACCAAATACATCTTCATCATCCCCATCTGGAAACAAGATTAGCCCGGCTGTTCTTTTCATTATAGTAATATTAGCTGTTCTATTTTTCATATCTGGTCTGCTCCACTTGCTAGTTAGGTTTCTTATTAAACACCCTTCTTCTTCAGCATCATCTCAGTCTAATGGATACCCTGAAGTTTCTAGTTCTGATGCTTTGCAAAGACAGTTACAGCAGTTATTCCATTTACATGATTCTGGTTTGGATCAAGCATTTATTGATGCATTACCTGTCTTTATGTACAAAGAAGTTGTTGGTCCTAAAGAGCCCTTTGATTGTGCTGTTTGCTTGTGTGAATTTTCTGACAAGGACAAATTGAGATTGCTCCCTACTTGTAGCCATGCTTTTCATATCAACTGCATTGATACTTGGctcctctcaaactcaactTGTCCTCTTTGTCGAGGAACTCTTTTCAATCCCGGGTTTCCAATTGAAAATCCAATTTTCGATTACGTTGAGCCAAGAGAAGATGATGGTTATCATGGTAATGGGGATCATGAGTTCCCGACTTCTCAAAAGACAATGGAACTAGAGGAAGTTGCAGTTGCTAAAGCAACCTTTCCCGTGAGACTTGGTAAGTTTCGAAAATTGAATGATGGGGGAGGGGAAGTAGAAGGAGTAGGAGAGAGCAGTAGTAGTAATTTGGATGCAAGAAGGTGCTTTTCAATGGGTTCATATCAGTATGTGGTTGGTGATGCTAATCTTAAGGTAGCGCTGGACAATGAGCGAAAGATGAATAATATGATTCAAGCCAATTTGCCAGAGCACATTCCTAATCCATCAATTGATGAAGATAACGAGGGGAAAAAGATAGGTGTCGGCACAAAGACAGATAGTTATTCTGTTTCCAAAATTTGGCTTTGGTCGAAAAGAGGCAAATTCGCAAGTTCTTCAGATTGCCAAATGGACGACCAACCTCCTTCTAGTATGGACTTACCATGGCTTAGAAGAACAGAAGGCATGTAGTGAATTCTGATCTCTTATTCTCTTTGTTTTATCTTTTTTGTTAAATGATAACATAGAGGTGAGTTTGCCTTTTGTCCAGTATTCTTTTAGATGCTAATTCAACAAAGCATGCCATACTTGATAAATGATAATCAGCTTGATCCAGAACTTTGCTCCATAACTGCTCTTTACTAATATTTTGTTGTTTCTTAAGTTCTGTATAGTCATCTCTTCATTCTATTGGTTCTTGAGTTTTTTCATGATTAACATATTAAGTCCAATGATCAGAGTGTAaggataataattttttttgtttgtcatAAGCCGTGTTAGTCCTTAGTCAGTTTTAAACTGACTTGTTATGTGTTACTTGAGTCGagagtctttcggaaacagtctctACTCTAGATTCCACATGTGGGAatacactaggtatgttgttgttaatcCTTAAGCGTAAAGTTCATGAACTGTGTTCCAAAGGATTAAAATATTTGTCACAGATAGGGAAGAAAAGAAGGCTACGAGGTTTGGAAATATTACCTGGACAAGCCATTAAAGACCAGGAGCTTGTTTTGTTTCTTGCGAAAGTTGGCTGCTGTATTTTGCTAATAGTCGCAAGTGTGAGATACACAGTCATCTTGGttcattttttttgataaccgaCAAATTTCCAAATGCTAGTAGGCGCAACGTTGACACTCAATAGATAATGGACGCCCCGTCTACCCTTTTCCACTTAAATATCAGGTTTTCGTGGACAGTATTCAAACTTGTGACATGTGCTTAACTCACATATCTATCATGGGTTGCGCTCTTAACAGTGAACCAAACCAAAGCCCTATGGCACTATCCTCTTGGTTCATAGAAAATGAAGATGGGGGATTCTCTTAGGTTCACAAAGCATCCTATTAATTTGGCTTACGTGGTGTATATTTTGTGGTCTTATTGACCTATCTTTTGCTTTAAACCACACATATAAGCAAACTtcactctttcttttcttttatcttttctATTGGGGAAGGGCGGTGTTTGAACACATCTTTTTGGTGTAGTGGTGGGATCCATGAAAGCAGTGGCTTTGTTGGAGACCAGATCAAGTGGCATCAGTTATGTGTCATTTGTCTTCGTCAAATATGACCCTGTTTCTAATTAAAGCTTTGTTGATTCTCGAAGAAAGAGTGCTGGCAAAATCATTACTTTACAACTAAAGATTAGATATCTTAACCCCTACTAATAATAGGTGAATTGGCAATAATAATGTAGCCACGTGTTGCACTGAGGCTGAAAACTTTGATTAATTGAAAATGTACTTCCCTTTTAATTCAGGTAGCACTGTTAAATTTCCTAGCTACATTAAACACATTACAACTTTTCTAGTTCTAACAATGTGGATCCTTCACCTTTAACAAGATATTTAGGGTTCTTGGAAAGTAAAAACTCTTAGTGGGGAGTGAGTTTCCCTTCATGGGCCAATGCTTCGCGAATCTAAATTAGTAACGCCCTACGGATTTCGGATTTAGATGATTATAATGAAAAAGCTTTTctgagaagagagagagaaacaaGTGCCTTAAATTTCCCtctacttttttcttctttgtactttcctttttcttctttctgttCCTAGATGTAGGGTAAAAGGTGGCACAAATTATTTTGCAACAACTTCTAAATTTTTGCACATTCCAGTGGCCAGAAGCTCTATCATGTGGCCTATAAAGTTTCCCTTTGTTATAATCCTACCAGAGTCTAGCAAATAATTTGAAGTAACTGGCATTcttgctcaagggagaaaaTAATGTGGAATCACGAGTGTAGATTATAGGTAGGACAAAGTCCTTGTCAAAGACTATATCTTGAAAATCTGCACCACATGACAAGCCCCATTGGTAAAGTGGACCAGAAGAATTTTAGATTTATTCAACTAGTGTATCTTATAGAGTGGACTGTTTGCTTATTTGTACTCGCACATTGTATTGATAATGAATTGTCAATATTCTGCAGTGACTGGAAAAGGACTTAGTTAAGTGATCCCCACACATATTAGTACTAATAATAGTTCAAACTTCACTTTTCAAACATGATGGTGCAGTAGGTCCATTattggttgttgttttttttgtcTCTTGTTCTGGTTCATTTGATCATTATAcatgtataattaaaaattatgaatttcaatgattAACTTATTCTTAATGTACTAATGTTGATTATATTAGATTAGATAACTTTGTCTTCTCAGATAACCCCAAGTAAGCTGCAACCACCACCCACcctataatcaaataataataatgctagTTGATATGGAGAATCAATTGGGCCAACAAAATGTATCGAACTTAAACTTTAACGAATTACCATAATAGTATATTTGGGGCCATGGGTGATGAAAATGACCGATAAGTTGAAACAAAGTTGTTCGCAATTAGCAAATGTTGGTGGGGGGAGTCGAGCACTTTGTGTAAAAGAGAAGGACCCAACTACATTAGTAAATAGTCAAGAGCCTACTGGGTTCCAACCCTTTTCCACCATGGTTCAATGGCGTTCTCCTTGTCACTGAACTGTCTTCGCGGAGACTCCAATACtcatttcattttaatttgcgTGTCTTACCTTTTGTTTTCTCTGTTTTAGAAAGTAATGAGTAAGTGATCATTGTTAActttgttataaattaacttacttgacaattttataaaggaagaagaacaagagaataatatagaaagtattaatagagagagtagtaatataaagagagtaatagtaattctcttcttttatatgttttgtgtgtttttacattgaagtttaaggctatatttatagccatatttacaagtggagaaacatattagtgggcaatttacccacttaaaaagtaaatggactatccaccattttaagtggacaaccattttacttggttgataatacttccccttggatgtccacgagaaatgtgcctcgttaaaacctcaTTAGGAAAAAcctagtgggaaaaagcctaatgaagaaaaaagagtacacatatctgataatacgcctttaGTGTTggctcattaaaaaccttatcaggaaaacccagtgggacaaaaccttgactaagggaaaaagagtacagcgcgtattttgctccccctgatgaaaatatcacttaatatctcgaagacgacgcattccaattttgtatctcattttctcaaaggttgaagttggcaatgctttggtgaacatatccgccaaattgtcacttgaacgaatttgttggacatctatttcacccttcttttgaagatcatgagtgaaaaagaattttggtgaaatatgttttgttctgtctcctttgatgtatcctcccttcagttgagctatacatgcagcattgtcttcatacaattttgttggagcgtcttttgtcaaagaaagaccacatgtttcttgaatgtgtttagttattgatcttaaccaaacacattctcgatttgtttcatgaatggctattatctctgcatgatttgaggaagtggaaACCATAGTTtactttgttgaacgccatgatatagctgtaccaccacatgtaaataaatagtctgtttgcgatcgacctttatggggatcagataaatatcccgcatctgcataaccgatcaattgtgacatggaatcatttgagtaaaacaatcccatatcaatggtacctcgaaggtatctgaatatatgcttaattccattccaatgtctgcgtgttggtgaagaactaaatcttgctaacaagtttactaagaaagctatatctggtctagaattgttggcaagatacattaatgcaacaattgcactaaggtatggtatttcagcaccaataagttcttcatcattttcataaggccgaaacgaatctgtattaatatcaagagatctcacaaccattggagtactcaatgggtgtgctttatccatataaaatctctttaaaatattttcagtatatgttgactgatggacaaatatctcatttgtaaaatgttcaatttgtagaccaagacaaaattttgtctttccaaggtctttcatttcaaactcctttttcaagcattttactgcctttgaaagttcttccggagttccaataatattcaaatcatcaacatatactgctattatgacaaattcagattcagaccttctcataaagacacaagggcaaattggatcatttttatatccttcttttagcaaatattcgctaagatgattgtaccacattcgccctgattgtttcaacccgtacaaggatttctgaagctttattgaacaattttctcgagaatccttgtatgcttcaggcactttgaacccttcgggaattttcataaaaatgtcgtggtccaatgagccatataaataggcagtgaccacgtccattaagtgcatttcaagcttttcatgaactgccaaattcattagatacctgaaagtaattgcatccaccacaggggaatatgtttccatatagtcaatgccaggtctttgcgaaaaacttgggctacaagtcgtgctttatatcttacgacttcacccttttcatttcgtttacgcacaaaaacccatttgtgccctactggtttgacaccttcaggtgttcgaactattgatccgaaaactttacgtttttcaagtgaagttaactctacttgaattgcatccttccatcttggccaatcatttctctgtctgcattcatcgacagattttggttcaagatcctgtatacgttccagaaacgcaggggattcaatcccaaccttagttgctgatggtttgataatcagttttccttgggaacaagcaacacaagagaattccttagattgaagaattttctgattcttcaaagtgtgtccatgtgaattctcaataattctgcgcatcatattataaccgggataGCCCaatcggtcatgccaaatgataaaatcattagaatcagtaaaccttttatttacaatggcatgtgattcaacagtaccaatatttgtatggtacaacctagaagaaagtgcaggtaatttttcgtgcacaattttcttctccatatttattgtagtaatataaaggtattcaacctttccttcatttgcagtctcaatatgatagccattttggcgaataaccttgaaacttaacaagtttctttgagacttactacaatataatgcattatcaattaccaatatcgtttcTCCAAGTAGTAATAAGACTGtttttccagagccttcaattaattttgtactaccagatattgtattgacatagcctttttcataatcaaatgacaaaaatatttcttttcttttaatatcgtatgagttgtggcactatccaaaatgcacatatctccattattcatcttgaatccaattgaaaactgataaatttatttatattcataaaataaaaatgcattgtaagaaataaaataagtaacaattttgctagaaaaacataagtccctttttttaaaaagttaaattatggtaatttagaatttaaaaaattatatgattcaattatgatgaatgttacaataatttagtttatggaattatatacttattaaccttaaataaatattatacacaagtattaaaaataaatataaaatattataaaacattaatataatattattcatcatgtatagataatttgtttattgacaaaaataatacaatcattatatattattaatgtctaaaacattaacaagaataaacagttagtataatgacattaaataaggcgaatattatttttagtaacaatatgatattaagattaaataatagcacactaatagtaattaattacaacattgtaaaatagcacaatgtaataaacaatatacaattatcataaaaatgtgaccttgattattatttttttcttcaaatacataaacgtaaaaacacaataattcgaagtacatgataacatattgaaaaacatgaaattaaacatcaattaagatccttaaaaaaatcttcaacctccaaatgagtaatattattgaggtcattaaaatcatcatcccttaaggccagatttgtttcaatattatcattattcaaaggccttgcctcaacattattttcgaacgccaagtgtgactctatccgagcattagaagaagaggcaccacctctatttgcctttcttttaaaagaattttgataaagtcttacaaaatgctcaggcgtccgacattcatttttccagtggtctttcatgccacaacgatgacagttactttttgaagggccattttgagaattgatattgttctcccttttatgttgaccaccaccacgacgattattatatcgtcttctGCCATTGCCACacccacgcacattattgtgaccttgatatttattatgtcttcttttagactggccatgtgcttttaccatatttgcctccggtaacgaagcagttccagtgggacgagcttcatgatttttcattaaaagggcattatgttgttcagccaccagaaggcatgatatcaattcagagtattttttaaaaccattttcacggtattgctgctgtaatattaaattagaggcatgaaaagtagttagtgtcttttctaacatgtcttcatcatttatattttccccacataattttaattgggaagttattctaaatacagcagaattatactcaattatgattttaaaatcttgaaaccgtaagtgcatccactcataacgagcccttggcaataccgttgccctgaggtggtcatacctcccttttaagtctttccacaattcaagtggatctttcactgtcaagtattccatttttaggctttcatctagatgatgacgaaggaaaatcatagcctttgttTTATCCTaacttgatgctgtatttccttcaattatagcatcaccaagacccttagcggtaaggtgaatttcagcatcaagtacccatgacaaataatttttaccagaaatatcaagtgccacaaattccaattttgacaagtttgacatgatgaaaattaatttgaaagtaacaaagataactttaaaaattaaatttctttagtagatatacctgatatagaagttaattttctgaaaaattagagcttcgtgctgataacgtgttataaattaacttacttgacaattttataaaggaagaagaacaagagaataatatagaaagtattaatagagagagtagtaatataaagagagtaatagtaattctcttcttttatatgttttgtgtgtttttacattgaagtttaaggctatatttatagccatatttacaagtggagaaacatattagtgggcaatttacccacttaaaaagtaaatggactatccaccattttaagtggacaaccattttacttgatTGATAATAAACTTAAACTAATAAGTTGTCGATTACGTTTGAAAAAATATCAATTTAGCCCTTAAACTTTGCGTAGGTAAGCAATTTAGCCTTTGAGGTGTTTCTAATTGTCAAAGATGAAGTTATTTAATGAATTCATCCTACAACATTTCTTTGTAGAGAGGAGGTTTTCATTGGAAACATGAATTCATCAGTCCAGTTACAGCAAATCAAGTATTATTAGTTTCTCCGTACCTCCGAGGAATCAAGCCACGCACCTGCTAGTTGCGAAGACGTGGCGACATGAGCTTATGACATGAAATTGAATATtataaactataaaaaaaacttCACCTGTTTTTGATCCGAGACAGCTATTGAAAGAATAAAATTGAGTATTATAAACTACGGAAGTATTATAAACtacggaaaagggtcaaatatattCCAGCActattagaaataatttaaatacacccattatgttatatttttggtTTAAATATACCCTCTCATTATATTTTGGTACAAATTTGTCCTTAATTTTAATGGAATAAcacttgaaaatttcaaaattaaagaaCTCATTTCcaatttaaaatatctattttttcacgaataaataaaattttcaagtactaatttgatttttgttttcCCTTAGAAATGACAATGCAGAATGtgttgcataattttaagtactAATAAATGAAATTTCTAAGtactaatttgattttttttccttaaaaaataataagacaCAAAATGctgcaaaattttaaaatttttactcACATCTCTTATTAATGTAGTTGTATTAATAAGatagtataaaatatagatgCAAAATTCATTTAGCGAAGAAATATACTGTTAGTGtgtcaaaatttatcaaatgttattcaaaatattgattaaatAACTTAcgtaaattataatataatcatCCTAGTAATCAAACAGTCATGATAATCGAAAATATAAACTCCCAttgaacttaattttttttaactaaagTGACACATCtcaccattttatttttaaaatataaataacttttgagaaaaaaaacaaataaagatttagggttatatttaaaattgggaataagttatttaattttaagttttttaaCTGTTATTCCGTTAAGATTAAGGCAAATTTTTACCGAAATCTAATAAGAGGGATATATTTGAATCGAAAATATAACGAgagatatatttaaattattttctatgATACAGAAGTATATTTAACCCTTTTCCGTATGAACTATGAAAAAACTTCACATATTTTCGATTTGAGACGGCTATTGCAAGAAAATATACCTAGCCCATCTCTTTCCGAACTTAAAGTGCTACTTTTCCATCACAGGACTCTCTATCTTTCTACCATATAGGAGAGTTAAGACGATCAATGgcattttagtaattttaattttatttaagagCAAATAATAATTGTATAATTAAGAGAATTAatggtaaaaataaaaatcaagaagaaTTCATACATGTCATTACTTTTGTTATGGCCCCATAAAGATATTTTTAGGGAAAACTATGCGGTTAAGTAaatatatactaattaattaactaacatagatattatttgaattaattatggctcgccGCAAATATCtagctgtaattacagtttgaattttatataattCGCGCAATTATACAATTGAGTTTTATATAATTCGCATGATTTATACAAACACTGTGCGCGAatcaaattgtatagcgaaatataccaacactacaaattgtatatcgaattatacaaacgttgtgcatgaattgtatagtgaaatatacaaatgttACACAAAAATTGTGAATTGTACAACAGattatacaaacgtatacaaatgttgcgcgaattatacaaatactgctataactatagctacgaattgtaattagcaaactaCAACTAAGGAGTATAATTAAGGTATTTTTGAATGGTTATATGCGAaaattttccatatttttataattgtgttaaattgaagagtttctACTGGTGAACTTCTGACAAACTATTATAAATGTTAAGCTTGTTTGGACatgttttagaaaaaaaacgtgttgaactaatttaaaataaaatgtgttTGAATTGctacttttttgtttttaaaaatacttttaaagaTTACTACACAAACATGTTTTTAGTATTTTGTTACATAATATGGCCACTACTAAAGTtcgtattttgatttttaaaatataaaatgatgtatcaatattttttatttaatattaaaaaatgtcAACTTTAGTGACTAAAGGAGAAAACAATGTTTGACTATCAAGAAATTGTTAATTTTGATAATGTATTCATCTAacgatttaaaattattaatttttcatttctatgtaggatattttctt
The sequence above is a segment of the Solanum dulcamara chromosome 11, daSolDulc1.2, whole genome shotgun sequence genome. Coding sequences within it:
- the LOC129875158 gene encoding RING-H2 finger protein ATL46-like, coding for MICSFTEVESQRWVSRHTHLKNSWIQHKKDGVFTYPPPLFPPSPPSFGESSSFHKEPNTSSSSPSGNKISPAVLFIIVILAVLFFISGLLHLLVRFLIKHPSSSASSQSNGYPEVSSSDALQRQLQQLFHLHDSGLDQAFIDALPVFMYKEVVGPKEPFDCAVCLCEFSDKDKLRLLPTCSHAFHINCIDTWLLSNSTCPLCRGTLFNPGFPIENPIFDYVEPREDDGYHGNGDHEFPTSQKTMELEEVAVAKATFPVRLGKFRKLNDGGGEVEGVGESSSSNLDARRCFSMGSYQYVVGDANLKVALDNERKMNNMIQANLPEHIPNPSIDEDNEGKKIGVGTKTDSYSVSKIWLWSKRGKFASSSDCQMDDQPPSSMDLPWLRRTEGM